One Mastacembelus armatus chromosome 10, fMasArm1.2, whole genome shotgun sequence DNA window includes the following coding sequences:
- the LOC113143987 gene encoding uncharacterized protein LOC113143987 — MLLLLLMGASFGVGLSYDSYNELDYGTTYKMLLHRNAQYIAFRPEYDSNAVILWERNNPSASDNSRQKVMGSYYVISNLTQRDSGHYIIRDSAQNILSTRTIVVVASTKSDAVSTGKEFSFTFDLEPKFCNIYFFPKSDSEVRNDIVHQGRLQKSLDESDCSGFELLKPCGISNKAIQRSCSGHFEVRDQNGDKALVVMLHVETKHYDPSYLAIAIAACLAALFCCCCVKCCCCGKRSSENDDSKTSAARPAMHHHAYDGEPARTHYPAQPSYTPTGPLIHHPPAVNMPPAFEISAPAEKEDAPTVPLCSDHEPRFEVKGLTSTLPLSSDSGFCDVYTSDKLNYL; from the exons atgttattgttgctgttgatGGGTGCCTCTTttggtgtgg GCCTCTCGTATGACAGTTACAATGAGCTGGACTATGGGACCACATACAAGATGTTGCTGCACAGAAACGCTCAATACATTGCGTTCAGGCCTGAGTACGACTCAAATGCAGTGATCCTGTGGGAACGTAACAACCCTTCAGCCAGTGACAACAGCAGGCAGAAGGTGATGGGTTCCTACTATGTGATAAGTAATTTAACCCAGAGAGACAGCGGCCACTACATAATAAGAGACAGTGCTCAGAACATCCTCTCTACAAGAACCATTGTGGTAGTCG CAAGCACAAAGTCTGACGCAGTAAGTACAGGCAAAGAATTCAGCTTCACTTTTGACCTGGAACCGAAATTCTGCAACATTTACTTCTTCCCAAAAAGTGACAGTGAAGTGAGAAATGACATAGTTCATCAAGGCAGGCTACAGAAGAGTTTGGATGAATCTGACTGTTCAGGATTTGAGCTGCTAAAGCCCTGTGGGATTTCAAATAAGGCCATCCAAAGATCATGCAGTGGACACTTTGAGGTCAGAGATCAGAATGGCGACAAGGCCTTGGTGGTGATGCTGCATGTGGAGA CTAAACATTATGATCCATCTTACCTTGCTATTGCCATTGCTGCTTGCCTTGCTGccctgttctgctgctgttgcgtgaagtgctgctgctgtgggaaGAGGTCCTCTGAAAATGACGATTCTAAGACCTCTGCTGCTCGACCTGCCATGCATCACCATGCA TATGACGGTGAGCCTGCCAGGACACACTACCCTGCTCAGCCTTCTTATACCCCGACTGGACCGctg ATACACCATCCTCCTGCTGTGAATATGCCACCTGCTTTTGAG aTTTCAGCTCCAGCGGAGAAGGAAGACGCTCCAACTGTCCCTCTCTGCTCTGACCATGAGCCGCGGTTTGAAGTGAAGGGGTTGACCTCGACTCTTCCACTCAGCTCAGACTCAGGCTTCTGTGATGTTTATACCTCAGACAAACTCAACTACCTGTGA
- the rnf20 gene encoding E3 ubiquitin-protein ligase BRE1A — MSGQKRPADPSGPSSSGAPPEKRRERDGEDAGPGVSAAGGGSTAVETVIKLGGVSNSEEQDIKALQAKNRKLGESLDQRQVIEDELRERIETLETRQATDDASLLILNRYWNQLDENIRLIVRRYDQANSEPEKSPTGEGRSLKPDTPEPDGDSNQERAKDRGHQGETSNSFLATLASSTSEEMEAELQERVESSQKLANRVVEIYECLRSTVDQLKAELDSGAEGSLWQVASKLSALLTSENERLQQLTEDLKQKHSHMTSESRSLGRAANKADQRVSELQVLIEELQWDMEKIRRRENRLNAHLSEILERVNSKGYKVCGEASSVCGTITINKRKFEEMNSELEENRELADNRLIELQKLQQDLQNVHQDNNNMKAELMSRAESMVKETSEYRCLQSQFSVLYNESLILKAQLDETRARLNTTRTARLRQLEHMENDEVTLQRKVRTEVFQLEDTLAQVRKEYEMLRIEFEQTLAANEQAGPINREMRHLISTLQNHNQQMKGEVVKYKMKLREAQSELNQLRASKGNAILQSQSSTEMDVKDDTTSPSTPAISGEPVVKTEPDNGSSTPSSTGASVKTEPGLEPEATVKEEDKEEKKEKDEKKERDTIKKEEKDREREKEREKERERATRISGSSSSSSSGVIKEEKEKPGSSSQPEELAGERLSVVAGSKRKEMEQLKIIRAELKKAQESQREMKLLLDMYRSAPKEQRDKVQLMAAEKKAKSEGEELRQRLRELEERERREGKKMADEEALRKIRSVEEQIDILNKKLSIAKQEEDALLSEMDVTGQAFEDMQEQNIRLMQQLREKDDANFKLMSERIKSNQIHKLLKEEKEELADQLLTLKTQVDAQLQVVRKLEEKERLLQGTISTAERELALRTQALDMNKRKAQESALLSEEVRAQLEQVQQRLTLVREEVIENSISREKESFNARRAQEDISKLRIKIEKAKKPAEKISNGDEILNEEINEYKARLTCPCCNSRVKDAVLTKCFHVFCFECVKTRYDTRQRKCPKCNAAFGANDFHRIYIG, encoded by the exons ATGTCAGGGCAGAAGCGTCCTGCTGACCCCAGCGGTCCCTCGTCCTCCGGTGCGCCCCCAGAGAAGCGGAGGGAAAGggatggagaggacgcgggTCCCGGTGTCAGTGCCGCAGGCGGGGGGAGCACTGCGGTGGAGACGGTCATCAAACTGGgaggggtgtcaaactca GAGGAACAAGACATCAAAGCTCTCCAGGCTAAGAACCGAAAGCTGGGAGAATCCCTGGATCAAAGACAG GTGATTGAGGATGAGCTGCGAGAGCGAATTGAGACACTGGAGACGCGGCAGGCCACTGATGATGCCAGTCTGCTGATCCTCAATAGATACTGGAACCAG CTTGATGAAAATATTCGACTGATCGTTAGGCGCTATGACCAAGCAAACAGCGAACCTGAGAAATCTCCAACAGGTGAGGGACGTAGCCTGAAGCCAGATACTCCAGAACCTGATGGCGACTCCAACCAGGAGAGGGCCAAGGACAGAG GCCACCAGGGAGAGACGTCAAATTCCTTCCTGGCCACGCTGGCGAGCAGCACCAGTGAGGAGATGGAGGCTGAACTTCAGGAGAGGGTGGAGTCTAGTCAAAAGCTGGCCAATCGTGTGGTGGAGATCTATGAGTGTCTGAGGAGCACTGTGGACCAGCTGAAGGCAGAGCTGGACTCTGGAGCTG aGGGCAGTTTGTGGCAGGTAGCTTCCAAACTGAGCGCCCTCCTAACCAGTGAAAATGAGCGGCTGCAACAGCTGACTGAGGACCTCAAGCAGAAGCACAGTCACATGACGAGCGAG TCCCGGTCTCTGGGTCGTGCAGCGAACAAAGCAGACCAGCGTGTCAGTGAGCTGCAGGTTCTGATCGAGGAGCTCCAGTGGGACATGGAGAAGATCCGCCGCCGTGAGAACCGGCTCAATGCGCACCTGAGCGAGATACTGGAAAGG GTGAACAGCAAAGGCTATAAGGTGTGTGGGGAGGCCAGCAGTGTATGTGGGACCATTACCATTAACAAGAGAAag TTTGAGGAAATGAACAGTGAGCTGGAGGAGAACCGAGAGCTTGCTGACAACCGCCTTATTGAGCTACAGAAGCTCCAGCAGGACCTGCAGAATGTCCACcaagacaacaacaacatgaaG GCTGAGCTGATGAGTCGAGCAGAGAGCATGGTCAAAGAGACCTCAGAGTATCGCTGCCTGCAGTCACAGTTTTCTGTGCTCTACAACGAGTCTCTGATCCTCAAGGCTCAGTTAGACGAGACTCGGGCTCGTCTCAACACTACCAGGACAGCAAGGCTGCGACAGCTGGAGCACATGGAG AATGATGAGGTGACTCTGCAGAGGAAGGTTCGCACTGAGGTGTTTCAGCTGGAGGACACGCTGGCTCAGGTCAGGAAGGAGTATGAGATGCTGCGCATTGAATTTGAGCAGACTCTTGCTGCCAACGAGCAAGCGG GTCCTATAAACAGGGAGATGCGTCACTTGATTAGCACACTGCAAAACCACAACCAGCAGATGAAGGGAGAGGTGGTGAAATACAAGatgaagctgagggaggcacAATCTGAGCTCAACCAG CTCCGCGCTTCCAAGGGCAACGCCATTCTTCAATCCCAGTCCAGCACAGAAATGGATGTGAAGGATGACACAACCTCTCCTTCGACCCCAGCCATCTCTGGAGAACCTGTGGTCAAAACAGAGCCTGACAACGGCTCCTCGACACCCAGCAGCACTG GTGCCTCGGTAAAAACGGAGCCTGGGCTAGAACCGGAGGCAACGGTGAAGGAGGAGgacaaagaggagaagaaagagaaggatgaaaagaaagaaagggacactataaagaaagaggagaaagaccGAGAAcgagagaaggagagggaaaaGGAGCGAGAGAGGGCGACCCGCATCAGTGggagcagcagtagcagcagcagtggtgtgataaaggaagagaaggagaaaccGGGAAGCAGTAGTCAGCCTGAGGAGTTAGCAGGGGAGCGCCTGTCTGTGGTCGCAGGgtcaaagaggaaggagatGGAGCAATTAAAGATAATCCGAGCAGAACTCAA GAAAGCCCAGGAGTCGCAGAGGGAGATGAAGCTGCTGTTAGACATGTACCGCTCAGCACCCAAGGAGCAGAGAGACAAAGTTCAGCTCATGGCTGCAGAGAAGAAGGCCAAGTCTGAG GGAGAGGAGCTGCGGCAGAGGCTAAGGGAgctggaggagagggagaggagggagggtaAGAAAATGGCGGACGAAGAGGCTCTGAGGAAGATCCGCTCAGTAGAGGAGCAGATCGACATCCTCAACAAGAAGCTCTCTATAGCCAAACAG gaggaggacGCTCTGCTGAGCGAGATGGACGTGACGGGCCAAGCCTTCGAGGACATGCAGGAACAGAACATCCGTCTcatgcagcagctcagagaaaaAGATGATGCCAACTTCAAACTGATGAGTGAGCGGATCAAGTCCAACCAGATCCACAAGTTGttaaaagaggagaaggaggagctgGCCGACCAACTGCTCACTTTAAAAACTCAG GTCGATGCACAGCTGCAGGTGGTGAGGAAGCTTGAGGAGAAGGAGCGCCTCCTGCAGGGGACCATCAGCACCGCAGAGAGAGAGCTGGCTCTTCGAACGCAGGCTTTGGACATGAACAAACGCAAG GCTCAGGAGTCGGCGTTGCTGTCGGAGGAGGTGCGAGCTCAGCTGGAGCAGGTTCAGCAGAGGCTCACCCTGGTCAGAGAGGAGGTCATAGAGAACAGCATCTCCAGGGAGAAGGAGTCCTTTAACGCAAGACGAGCACAg gagGACATCTCTAAACTTAGGATAAAGATCGAGAAGGCCAAGAAACCAGCTGAGAAAATCAGCAATGGAGACGAGATCCTAAATGAAGAAATTAATGAGTATAAG GCACGTCTAACATGTCCGTGCTGCAACTCTCGGGTGAAGGACGCTGTGCTGACCAAGTGCTTCCACGTCTTCTGCTTCGAGTGCGTTAAGACACGCTACGACACGCGCCAGAGGAAGTGCCCCAAGTGCAATGCCGCTTTCGGCGCGAACGACTTCCACCGCATTTACATCGGCTAA
- the LOC113143980 gene encoding transmembrane protein 109-like produces MGFLCGRGRCAMARFFLTIYVLVLGLAAGWTGAGAEQAKQSGESPPAVTLRTLITGTCQEVHGYVESVVGTGVIRTAAEFLETVIRFLAEGAASGLNVIAVYVTEILRVTGFDVALTLPHFTPEGVTAVAQWGLLALIGYWVLTVVLRLLVSMVRRVFWVVKTVLALWIFIMMVTDKTATAETMAVRVGGLVLVYVLLTLLTSASDKTCTVERRLNSLEGRLKAVEKRKAE; encoded by the exons ATGGGTTTTTTGTGCGGGCGCGGCCGATGTGCCATGGCTCGGTTTTTCCTCACCATCTATGTGTTGGTACTCGGATTGGCGGCGGGCTGGACTGGAGCCGGAGCTGAGCAGGCCAAGCAGAGCGGGGAGAGCCCACCGGCTGTCACCCTCCGCACTCTGATCACGGGAACCTGCCAAGAGGTCCATGGATACGTGGAGTCGGTGGTGGGAACCGGTGTGATACGGACCGCTGCtgag TTTCTGGAGACCGTCATCCGATTCCTAGCTGAAGGAGCTGCCAGTGGCCTGAACGTCATTGCCGTTTACGTCACAGAGATCCTCAGGGTCACAGGATTTGATG TTGCACTGACGCTGCCCCACTTCACTCCAGAGGGCGTGACTGCCGTTGCCCAGTGGGGTCTGTTGGCTCTCATTGGCTACTGGGTGCTGACTGTCGTTCTGCGTCTGCTGGTCTCGATGGTGAGGCGGGTGTTCTGGGTTGTAAAAACCGTCCTGGCCCTCTGGATTTTCATAATGATGGTGACTGACAAGACTGCCACTGCAGAGACAATGGCAGTTCGGGTCGGTGGCCTGGTGCTGGTGTACGTCCTGTTGACTCTGCTTACTTCTGCCTCTGATAAGACCTGCACAGTAGAGCGCCGGCTGAACTCCCTGGAGGGCCGGCTGAAGGCAGTagagaagaggaaagcagaGTAG
- the prpf19 gene encoding pre-mRNA-processing factor 19: protein MSLFCAISNEAPEHPCVSPVSNQVFERRLIEKYIAENGTDPMNGQPLSEEQLVDIKVSHPIRPKAPSATSIPAILKSLQDEWDAVMLHSFTLRQQLQTTRQELSHALYQHDAACRVIARLTKEVTAAREALATLKPQAGLVAPQAVPASQPAAAGAGGEPMEISEQVGMTPEIIQKLQDKATILTTERKKRGKTVPEELVRAEDLSKYRQVASHAGLHSASVPGILALDLCPSDTNKVLTGGADKSVVVFDKNEEQIVATLKGHTKKVTSVIYHPSQSVVFSASPDTTIRVWSVTGGNCVQVVRAHEAGVTGLSLHATGDYLLSSSEDQYWAFSDIQTGRVLTKVTDESAGCALTCAQFHPDGLIFGTGTADSQIKIWDLKERTNVANFPGHSGPVTSIAFSENGYYLATGAQDSSLKLWDLRKLKNFKTITLDNNYEVKSLVFDQSGTYLAVGGSDIRVYICKQWSEVLNFTDHSGLVTGVAFGENAQFLSSAGMDRSLKFYSL from the exons atgtctttgttttgtgcaa TCTCCAATGAGGCGCCGGAGCACCCGTGCGTCTCCCCGGTGTCGAACCAGGTGTTTGAACGCAGGCTGATCGAGAAGTACATCGCAGAGAACGGGACAGACCCGATGAACGGACAGCCTCTGTCTGAGGAGCAGCTCGTAGATATCAAAG TGTCCCATCCTATAAGACCAAAGGCCCCATCTGCAACAAGCATTCCTGCCATTCTCAAGTCCCTTCAAGATGAATGG GATGCTGTTATGCTTCACAGTTTCACCTTgcggcagcagctgcagaccaCTCGCCAAGAACTGTCTCATGCCCTCTACCAACATGATGCTGCCTGCAGAGTCATCGCTCGGCTTACTAAAGAGGTCACTGCTGCAAGAGAAG CTCTTGCCACACTCAAGCCCCAAGCTGGATTGGTTGCCCCCCAGGCAGTTCCTGCCTCTCAGCCAGCCGCAGCA GGTGCTGGTGGAGAGCCTATGGAGATTAGTGAACAGGTGGGAATGACCCCAGAGATCATACAGAAG CTCCAAGACAAAGCTACCATCCTcaccacagagagaaagaag agaggaaaaactgtGCCAGAGGAGCTGGTTAGAGCTGAGGATCTCAGTAAATACCGCCAAGTGGCCTCCCATGCT GGTCTTCACAGTGCCAGTGTGCCTGGTATCCTGGCTCTGGATCTGTGTCCCTCAGACACCAACAAAGTGCTCACTG GTGGAGCTGATAAGAGTGTGGTGGTGTTTGACAAGAATGAGGAGCAAATTGTGGCGACACTCAAGGGTCACACAAAGAAGGTTACCTCTGTCATTTACCATCCATCTCAG TCCGTGGTGTTCTCTGCATCTCCAGACACAACCATCCGTGTGTGGTCCGTCACTGGAGGCAACTGTGTCCAGGTGGTACGTGCCCATGAGGCAGGTGTAACTGGGCTCTCCCTGCATGCCACTGGTGACTACCTGCTCAGCTCCTCTGAggatcag tACTGGGCCTTTTCTGACATTCAGACTGGTAGAGTCCTCACCAAAGTTACTGATGAAAGTGCTGGCTGTG CTCTCACCTGTGCTCAGTTCCACCCTGATGGTCTCATTTTTGGCACTGGTACGGCCGACTCCCAGATCAAGATCTGGGATCTAAAGGAGCGCACCAACGTGGCCAACTTCCCTGGCCACTCTGGCCCTGTCACCTCCATTGCTTTCTCTGAGAATGGATACTATCTGGCCACAG GTGCTCAGGATAGCTCTCTGAAACTGTGGGATTTGAGGAAACTGAAGAACTTCAAGACTATCACTCTGGACAACAACTATGAG gTAAAGTCCCTTGTGTTTGATCAGAGTGGTACCTACCTGGCTGTAGGAGGGTCTGACATCCGTGTGTACATCTGCAAGCAGTGGTCTGAAGTCCTCAACTTCACAG ACCATTCAGGATTGGTGACTGGAGTGGCCTTTGGAGAGAATGCTCAGTTCCTGTCCTCTGCAGGAATGGACAGAAGTCTCAAATTTTACAGTTTGTAG
- the LOC113144509 gene encoding uncharacterized protein LOC113144509 isoform X1, which produces MSSSVLLTTLFTLPLAMGWVVPDEREDVQMVCAGREFRLPVYSTSRMVTFTPSTEGPKRVLLEKTMVKDPRFEWTRDKMLVLKEVTHSDQGLYAIKLFSGFTYETVRLIVSECIKSYHRHYGESFEHSIPENGSLLEFSPRGAPPEAMPIVLWNRTDPETSEVGRGRLLRGGKVWLAERVTQADQGNYTVMDTEGKVLSRCTLTVRGHSFNVTRFTKESLNLFLPVSHAHLIFTPTRYPDETSLGPFDPKPPRGPVQLIREGHITDHDMRYRGLISLGRNGTINEVIIARLTSRHDGVYEIRDGDGNLVSSTFLQVIEKGGRWRALLKSITVPSGMFVSLAGFILFMKRYPNCSLSQIIAGLRANRTPPANPPRVNIQDYSQPIPPPSGYYSQSQQPGTPRKWTPRASPSHTGYSPVRVGTPRAENQEAHRLAARSSPSHNSTTECDASNEEEKRISFLVPGASDCLHSSVDCVQFQIKKDGDKENWSKSEEYFSTLPLDTDTSESCTVYTSEKLNFL; this is translated from the exons ATGTCCTCCAGTGTTCTACTCACTACCCTTTTTACCCTTCCTCTTGCTATGG GTTGGGTTGTTCCAG ATGAAAGAGAAGACGTGCAGATGGTCTGTGCCGGGAGGGAATTTCGTCTTCCGGTGTACTCAACATCCAGAATGGTGACATTTACACCTAGCACTGAGGGGCCGAAGCGTGTCCTGCTGGAAAAAACCATG GTAAAGGACCCACGGTTCGAGTGGACCAGAGATAAGATGTTAGTCCTGAAAGAAGTGACTCACAGTGATCAGGGACTGTACGCCATCAAACTGTTCTCCGGATTCACCTACGAGACTGTTCGTCTGATTGTTTCAG AATGCATTAAATCCTACCACAGACACTACGGGGAAAGTTTTGAGCACAGCATCCCGGAAAATGGTTCTCTACTTGAGTTTTCTCCCCGCGGTGCTCCACCTGAGGCCATGCCCATTGTGCTTTGGAACCGGACGGACCCTGAAACCAGTGAAGTGGGGCGAGGCCGTCTGCTGAGGGGTGGGAAGGTCTGGCTGGCTGAGAGAGTGACGCAGGCCGATCAAGGAAACTACACTGTGATGGACACTGAGGGGAAGGTTCTGTCTCGCTGCACCCTCACCGTCCGTG GTCACTCCTTCAATGTCACCCGCTTCACCAAAGAGTCTCTAAACctctttcttcctgtctctcatgCCCATCTCATTTTTACCCCCACCCGATACCCTGATGAAACCTCCCTGGGGCCATTTGACCCCAAGCCTCCTCGTGGCCCTGTGCAACTCATTCGTGAGGGCCATATAACAGACCATGACATGCGGTACAGAGGCCTTATCTCCCTGGGCAGGAATGGTACCATCAATGAGGTTATCATAGCGAGGCTGACGTCAAGACACGACGGGGTGTATGAAATCAGAGATGGGGATGGAAACCTGGTATCCTCCACCTTCTTGCAGGTAATCG AAAAGGGGGGCAGATGGCGAGCACTTCTCAAGTCCATCACTGTCCCTTCTGGCATGTTTGTATCACTGGCTGGTTTTATCCTGTTCATGAAGCGCTACCCGAACTGCAGCCTATCGCAGATCATTGCGGGCCTCAGAGCAAATCGCACACCACCGGCCAATCCACCGAGGGTTAACATCCAA GACTACAGCCAGCCCATCCCTCCACCCTCAGGTTACTACAGTCAATCTCAGCAACCTGGAACACCAAGAAAATGGACCCCCAGAGCCAGTCCTAGTCATACT GGTTATAGCCCGGTTAGAGTAGGAACTCCAAGAGCCGAGAACCAGGAAGCCCATAGACTGGCAGCAAGGAGCTCTCCTAGTCACAATTCGACCACTGAG TGTGATGCATCTaatgaggaagagaaaaggatTTCCTTCTTGGTACCTGGGGCTTCCGATTGCCTCCACTCCTCTGTGGACTGTGTTCAATTCCAGATCAAGAAAGATGGGGATAAAGAAAATTGGAGTAAATCAGAAGAATACTTTTCCACACTGCCGCTAGACACGGACACTTCTGAATCCTGCACTGTTTACACATCAGAGAAACTGAACTTCTTATAA
- the LOC113144509 gene encoding uncharacterized protein LOC113144509 isoform X2, with translation MVCAGREFRLPVYSTSRMVTFTPSTEGPKRVLLEKTMVKDPRFEWTRDKMLVLKEVTHSDQGLYAIKLFSGFTYETVRLIVSECIKSYHRHYGESFEHSIPENGSLLEFSPRGAPPEAMPIVLWNRTDPETSEVGRGRLLRGGKVWLAERVTQADQGNYTVMDTEGKVLSRCTLTVRGHSFNVTRFTKESLNLFLPVSHAHLIFTPTRYPDETSLGPFDPKPPRGPVQLIREGHITDHDMRYRGLISLGRNGTINEVIIARLTSRHDGVYEIRDGDGNLVSSTFLQVIEKGGRWRALLKSITVPSGMFVSLAGFILFMKRYPNCSLSQIIAGLRANRTPPANPPRVNIQDYSQPIPPPSGYYSQSQQPGTPRKWTPRASPSHTGYSPVRVGTPRAENQEAHRLAARSSPSHNSTTECDASNEEEKRISFLVPGASDCLHSSVDCVQFQIKKDGDKENWSKSEEYFSTLPLDTDTSESCTVYTSEKLNFL, from the exons ATGGTCTGTGCCGGGAGGGAATTTCGTCTTCCGGTGTACTCAACATCCAGAATGGTGACATTTACACCTAGCACTGAGGGGCCGAAGCGTGTCCTGCTGGAAAAAACCATG GTAAAGGACCCACGGTTCGAGTGGACCAGAGATAAGATGTTAGTCCTGAAAGAAGTGACTCACAGTGATCAGGGACTGTACGCCATCAAACTGTTCTCCGGATTCACCTACGAGACTGTTCGTCTGATTGTTTCAG AATGCATTAAATCCTACCACAGACACTACGGGGAAAGTTTTGAGCACAGCATCCCGGAAAATGGTTCTCTACTTGAGTTTTCTCCCCGCGGTGCTCCACCTGAGGCCATGCCCATTGTGCTTTGGAACCGGACGGACCCTGAAACCAGTGAAGTGGGGCGAGGCCGTCTGCTGAGGGGTGGGAAGGTCTGGCTGGCTGAGAGAGTGACGCAGGCCGATCAAGGAAACTACACTGTGATGGACACTGAGGGGAAGGTTCTGTCTCGCTGCACCCTCACCGTCCGTG GTCACTCCTTCAATGTCACCCGCTTCACCAAAGAGTCTCTAAACctctttcttcctgtctctcatgCCCATCTCATTTTTACCCCCACCCGATACCCTGATGAAACCTCCCTGGGGCCATTTGACCCCAAGCCTCCTCGTGGCCCTGTGCAACTCATTCGTGAGGGCCATATAACAGACCATGACATGCGGTACAGAGGCCTTATCTCCCTGGGCAGGAATGGTACCATCAATGAGGTTATCATAGCGAGGCTGACGTCAAGACACGACGGGGTGTATGAAATCAGAGATGGGGATGGAAACCTGGTATCCTCCACCTTCTTGCAGGTAATCG AAAAGGGGGGCAGATGGCGAGCACTTCTCAAGTCCATCACTGTCCCTTCTGGCATGTTTGTATCACTGGCTGGTTTTATCCTGTTCATGAAGCGCTACCCGAACTGCAGCCTATCGCAGATCATTGCGGGCCTCAGAGCAAATCGCACACCACCGGCCAATCCACCGAGGGTTAACATCCAA GACTACAGCCAGCCCATCCCTCCACCCTCAGGTTACTACAGTCAATCTCAGCAACCTGGAACACCAAGAAAATGGACCCCCAGAGCCAGTCCTAGTCATACT GGTTATAGCCCGGTTAGAGTAGGAACTCCAAGAGCCGAGAACCAGGAAGCCCATAGACTGGCAGCAAGGAGCTCTCCTAGTCACAATTCGACCACTGAG TGTGATGCATCTaatgaggaagagaaaaggatTTCCTTCTTGGTACCTGGGGCTTCCGATTGCCTCCACTCCTCTGTGGACTGTGTTCAATTCCAGATCAAGAAAGATGGGGATAAAGAAAATTGGAGTAAATCAGAAGAATACTTTTCCACACTGCCGCTAGACACGGACACTTCTGAATCCTGCACTGTTTACACATCAGAGAAACTGAACTTCTTATAA